A single genomic interval of Bradyrhizobium sp. sBnM-33 harbors:
- a CDS encoding ParB/RepB/Spo0J family partition protein produces MADETRSRLGRGLASLIGDVGGEAAHVERPRNQRKVPIEFLKPNPRNPRRTFSDAELGELASSVKQHGVIQPIVVRPVKGAQDRYEIIAGERRWRAAQLASLHEVPIVPIDVSDSDALEIMIIENVQREDLNAMEEAQGYHALADEFKRSQEDIAKEVGKSRSHVANMMRLTKLPTEVQVLIASGELSAGHARALISVPDPLTAAKRIVAEGLNVRQTEALAHEEGVPERKPQKARGGGKTKDPDTIALEKRVSDALGLTVTVNHRDPGGSVQISYRNLEQLDEVMRRLERGG; encoded by the coding sequence ATGGCCGACGAAACGCGTTCGCGACTGGGTCGTGGTCTCGCAAGTCTGATCGGGGATGTCGGCGGCGAGGCCGCGCATGTCGAACGGCCGCGCAATCAGCGCAAGGTCCCGATCGAATTCTTGAAACCAAATCCGCGCAACCCGCGCCGGACGTTTTCCGATGCCGAACTCGGCGAGCTCGCTTCCTCCGTCAAGCAGCACGGCGTAATCCAGCCGATCGTGGTGCGGCCGGTGAAGGGGGCGCAGGACCGCTACGAGATCATCGCCGGCGAACGCCGCTGGCGCGCCGCGCAACTCGCCAGCCTGCATGAGGTGCCGATCGTCCCCATCGACGTCAGCGACAGCGACGCGCTCGAGATCATGATCATCGAGAACGTGCAGCGCGAAGACCTCAATGCGATGGAAGAGGCGCAAGGCTATCACGCGCTGGCCGACGAATTCAAACGCAGCCAGGAAGACATCGCCAAGGAAGTCGGCAAGAGCCGCAGCCACGTCGCCAACATGATGCGGCTGACGAAACTGCCGACGGAAGTGCAGGTCCTTATCGCGAGCGGCGAATTGTCGGCCGGTCACGCCCGCGCGCTGATCAGCGTGCCCGATCCGCTGACGGCCGCCAAGCGCATCGTCGCCGAAGGCCTCAACGTGCGTCAGACCGAGGCGCTCGCCCATGAAGAGGGCGTGCCGGAGCGCAAGCCGCAGAAGGCGAGGGGCGGCGGCAAGACCAAGGATCCCGACACCATCGCATTGGAGAAGCGCGTCAGCGACGCGCTCGGGCTCACCGTGACCGTCAACCACCGCGACCCCGGCGGCTCCGTCCAGATCAGCTACCGCAACCTCGAGCAACTCGACGAGGTGATGCGAAGACTGGAGAGGGGCGGCTGA
- the rsmG gene encoding 16S rRNA (guanine(527)-N(7))-methyltransferase RsmG: MAKAAAPSFSQALPSDKAAALALTPVSRETEVRLNHYVELLIEWQTKTNLVAPSTLPNLWTRHISDSLQLLDLAPSAKIWVDLGSGGGFPGVVLACALAETPSANVHLVERNAKKAAFLREAVRVTSAAATVHLAGIGDIVDRIGGRVDCVTARALAPLHQLVGFAEPFVTEGAKALFLKGQDVEAELTETTKYWNIEPRFHSSRTGGHGWIVELDRIERRNPSAITHGDRA, encoded by the coding sequence ATGGCGAAGGCCGCCGCTCCCAGCTTCTCTCAAGCCCTGCCCTCCGATAAGGCCGCAGCCCTGGCCCTCACCCCCGTTTCACGTGAAACAGAGGTACGGCTGAATCACTACGTCGAGCTTCTCATCGAATGGCAGACCAAAACAAATCTCGTGGCGCCGTCGACGCTTCCGAATCTCTGGACGCGGCACATCTCCGATTCGCTGCAACTCCTCGATCTGGCGCCGTCTGCAAAAATCTGGGTCGATCTCGGCAGCGGTGGAGGCTTTCCCGGCGTGGTGCTTGCTTGCGCATTGGCCGAGACTCCGAGCGCTAATGTCCATTTGGTAGAGCGCAACGCCAAAAAGGCGGCCTTCCTGCGCGAGGCAGTCCGCGTGACATCCGCTGCTGCGACCGTGCATTTGGCGGGAATCGGGGATATTGTGGATAGAATCGGTGGCCGCGTCGATTGCGTCACCGCGCGGGCGCTGGCTCCATTACATCAGCTTGTCGGTTTCGCGGAGCCGTTTGTGACAGAAGGCGCAAAAGCTTTGTTTCTCAAGGGTCAAGATGTAGAGGCCGAATTGACCGAGACCACCAAATATTGGAATATTGAACCGCGATTCCATTCCAGCCGAACGGGCGGGCACGGCTGGATCGTCGAACTCGATCGCATCGAGCGGCGCAACCCCTCCGCGATCACACATGGCGATCGGGCATGA
- a CDS encoding IS110 family transposase, translated as MTKISTIGLDLAKNVFQVHGIDASGRVVLRRQLRRAAVEKFFAGLPPCLVGMEACGSAHHWARVIRRYGHEVRLMPPAYVKPYVKRNKNDGRDAEGVCEAVGRPTMRFVPVKSVEQQATLAVHGTRALLVRQRTMVANALRAALSELGIVAAQGHQGLCELMAKLEEPSEEIPEMMRCALLMLAQHWQALNADERVLERQIAKAARCDRDARRLMEVPGVGPIIASTVLAKVPDAKVFRSGRDFAAWIGLTGKDHGTGGKHRPGRISKQGDRMLRALLISGASAHLRQQKRRGVSDPWLRDLLARRPYKVAMVAFAAKAARILWAMLSKGEVYRDRASAPAAA; from the coding sequence ATGACGAAGATTAGCACGATTGGGTTGGATCTGGCTAAGAACGTGTTTCAGGTTCACGGGATTGATGCATCGGGAAGGGTTGTGCTGAGGCGGCAGCTCAGGCGGGCTGCCGTAGAGAAGTTCTTTGCGGGGTTGCCACCGTGCCTGGTTGGCATGGAGGCTTGCGGGAGCGCACATCATTGGGCCCGGGTGATCAGGCGCTATGGCCATGAGGTGCGACTGATGCCGCCGGCCTATGTGAAGCCCTACGTCAAGCGCAACAAGAACGACGGCCGGGATGCGGAAGGTGTCTGCGAGGCAGTGGGCCGGCCGACGATGCGCTTTGTTCCGGTGAAGAGCGTCGAGCAACAGGCCACGCTGGCGGTTCATGGCACACGTGCCTTGCTGGTTCGCCAGCGGACGATGGTGGCAAACGCCTTGCGGGCAGCGCTGAGCGAGCTCGGGATCGTGGCCGCGCAAGGACATCAGGGGCTGTGTGAGCTGATGGCCAAGCTTGAGGAGCCGAGCGAAGAGATTCCGGAGATGATGCGATGTGCTCTGTTGATGCTGGCGCAGCACTGGCAGGCGCTCAATGCCGATGAACGCGTGCTTGAACGGCAGATCGCGAAGGCTGCCAGATGCGATCGGGACGCGCGCCGGCTGATGGAAGTCCCAGGCGTCGGCCCGATCATCGCCAGTACGGTGTTGGCCAAAGTGCCCGATGCGAAGGTGTTTCGCTCCGGTCGGGACTTCGCCGCCTGGATCGGGCTCACCGGCAAGGACCACGGTACTGGCGGCAAGCATCGCCCAGGGCGTATCTCCAAACAGGGAGATCGTATGTTGCGCGCGCTGCTGATCAGCGGAGCCAGCGCCCATCTGCGGCAGCAAAAGAGGCGCGGCGTCAGCGACCCGTGGCTGCGCGATCTTTTGGCGCGGCGGCCTTACAAGGTCGCCATGGTGGCGTTCGCCGCTAAAGCCGCGCGCATCCTCTGGGCCATGCTGAGCAAAGGAGAAGTTTACCGAGACCGCGCGAGCGCGCCGGCTGCTGCCTAG
- a CDS encoding YggS family pyridoxal phosphate-dependent enzyme: MATPLTKSLPNGLTQVEQDIARACKEARRERTSVTLIAVSKTFDATAIAPVIDAGQRVFGENRVQEAKAKWPPLVSAHPGIALHLIGPLQSNKVREAVALFDAIHSVDRPSICEALAKEINSQNKRPELFVQINTGEEPQKAGIAPGEADAFIASCRDKYGLVISGLMCIPPVNEAPAPHFALTAKIAARNGLKNLSMGMSADFAVAIQMGATHVRVGSAIFGAR; this comes from the coding sequence ATGGCGACACCGCTAACCAAGTCTTTACCAAATGGCCTGACTCAGGTGGAGCAAGACATCGCGCGGGCGTGCAAGGAAGCGCGCCGCGAGCGCACATCGGTGACGCTGATCGCGGTATCGAAGACGTTTGATGCAACGGCGATTGCGCCGGTTATCGATGCCGGACAGCGCGTGTTCGGCGAAAACCGCGTACAGGAAGCCAAAGCGAAATGGCCGCCGCTGGTATCTGCCCACCCCGGGATTGCGCTGCATCTGATCGGGCCGCTGCAATCCAACAAGGTGCGGGAAGCCGTGGCGCTATTCGACGCCATCCATTCGGTCGACCGTCCCAGCATCTGCGAAGCGCTCGCCAAGGAAATCAACTCGCAGAACAAGCGTCCGGAATTGTTCGTTCAGATCAACACCGGCGAGGAACCGCAGAAGGCCGGCATCGCGCCCGGCGAGGCAGATGCCTTCATCGCGAGCTGCCGCGACAAATACGGTCTGGTCATTTCCGGCTTGATGTGCATTCCGCCGGTCAACGAGGCGCCGGCACCGCATTTCGCGTTGACCGCCAAGATCGCTGCGCGCAACGGGCTGAAAAATCTGTCGATGGGCATGAGCGCCGATTTTGCAGTCGCGATCCAGATGGGCGCGACGCATGTGCGTGTCGGCTCCGCGATTTTTGGCGCGCGGTAA
- the lptE gene encoding LPS assembly lipoprotein LptE produces the protein MSLARTRIAVRLIAVAALAAVTAGCFQPMYAERTDGKPGLREKLMGVEIPPVEKNNASREARIQVEIRNALAFKLYGNATGMPPTHRLVLRFNTSRSSLMLDPATALPSSENVGIDAQYNLIDLATNKSVMTGTTFSRVSYDVPGQLQRFARARAFRDAEDRAANEIAENIQTRLASYFYAGT, from the coding sequence ATGTCGTTGGCTAGGACCCGGATCGCCGTTCGGCTCATCGCCGTCGCCGCTCTGGCGGCGGTTACGGCCGGCTGTTTCCAGCCGATGTATGCCGAACGTACCGACGGCAAGCCCGGCTTGCGCGAAAAGCTGATGGGCGTGGAAATCCCACCGGTCGAGAAGAATAACGCCTCGCGGGAAGCCCGAATTCAGGTTGAGATCCGCAATGCCCTGGCGTTCAAGCTCTACGGCAACGCCACCGGCATGCCGCCGACGCACCGGCTGGTACTGCGCTTTAACACCTCGCGGTCCTCGCTGATGCTCGATCCAGCCACCGCGCTGCCATCGAGCGAAAATGTCGGCATCGACGCACAGTACAATCTGATCGACCTCGCCACCAACAAGTCGGTCATGACGGGCACGACTTTCTCCCGCGTGTCCTATGACGTCCCCGGCCAGTTGCAGCGCTTCGCCCGCGCCCGCGCCTTCCGCGACGCCGAGGACCGCGCCGCCAACGAGATCGCGGAAAACATCCAGACCCGGCTCGCGTCCTATTTCTACGCCGGCACCTGA
- a CDS encoding diguanylate cyclase yields the protein MSGVSFNRNRVKLKKLLGIRARLALLALMLVAPLMLERVRSLEDARAKQIAMASEEYANITLHTAETQRQIVSSVETMLKSAAYIRASSGIGRSCEILRASLPTNLPWIRSIMIVSREGVVQCSTLNMLVGLDIGDREYFRKAQQTRGFVFSDYLFARMTNKPILMAAYPVAAINPEEDAVVVAGINLDWMSKIMAKLGGRPGISALLVDGAGVVLAAPADGASMIGKPLNNVPLLTAIAHKALVSDTPTGSLSFTAADGSQRAISFARIPGTQSRLIVSIDEAKITAAINRDIRTAYLQLGLVCLFVLLGALIGAEKLIINPIEVMTGMARRFGEGDWSARVSRSRLPSEFMPLARAFNAMATQLSQRERELVATNDRLTVMASIDMLSGLANRRGFQSRLDFEWMKAQQYHSELSLLMIDVDHFKLYNDTYGHPEGDACLTRIGEALAGIAADNLGFAGRYGGEEFCLLLPNTSPQKALEVGETVRATVQGLGLPHITSSHRTVTVSVGVAATLPNEAQTPGDLIEAADAALYAAKHRGRNTVVEHGFAKLVDEAGIAMAG from the coding sequence ATGTCTGGCGTCAGTTTCAACCGCAATCGCGTCAAACTCAAGAAGCTTCTCGGAATCCGGGCGCGACTTGCGCTGCTCGCCTTGATGCTGGTGGCGCCCTTGATGCTGGAACGGGTCCGTTCGCTCGAAGACGCGCGCGCCAAGCAGATCGCGATGGCTTCGGAGGAATACGCCAACATCACGCTGCACACTGCGGAGACCCAGCGCCAGATCGTCTCGTCGGTTGAAACGATGCTGAAATCGGCCGCCTATATCCGCGCCTCCAGCGGCATCGGACGCAGTTGCGAAATCCTGCGCGCCAGCCTGCCGACCAACCTGCCCTGGATTCGCAGCATCATGATCGTCAGCAGGGAAGGCGTGGTGCAGTGTTCGACACTGAACATGCTGGTCGGGCTCGACATCGGCGATCGCGAATATTTCAGGAAGGCGCAGCAAACCCGCGGCTTCGTTTTCAGCGACTATCTGTTCGCCAGAATGACGAACAAACCGATCCTGATGGCAGCCTATCCGGTGGCCGCGATCAATCCGGAAGAAGACGCGGTGGTAGTCGCCGGCATCAATCTCGACTGGATGTCGAAGATCATGGCCAAGCTCGGCGGACGGCCGGGTATTTCGGCGCTGCTGGTCGATGGCGCCGGTGTCGTGCTGGCCGCGCCGGCTGACGGGGCCAGTATGATCGGCAAGCCGCTCAACAACGTGCCACTGCTGACGGCTATCGCGCACAAGGCGCTCGTTTCCGACACCCCGACGGGTTCGCTATCCTTTACCGCAGCCGACGGCTCGCAACGCGCGATCAGTTTCGCGCGCATACCCGGAACGCAATCACGCCTGATCGTCAGCATCGACGAGGCCAAAATCACGGCGGCGATCAACCGCGATATCCGCACCGCCTATCTGCAGCTCGGACTGGTCTGCCTGTTCGTGCTGCTCGGCGCGCTGATCGGCGCGGAAAAGCTCATCATCAACCCGATCGAAGTCATGACCGGCATGGCCAGGCGGTTCGGCGAAGGCGACTGGTCGGCCCGCGTCTCGCGCAGCCGCCTGCCGTCGGAGTTCATGCCGCTGGCCCGCGCCTTCAACGCCATGGCGACGCAACTCAGCCAGCGCGAGCGCGAGCTCGTTGCCACCAACGACCGGCTCACCGTGATGGCGTCGATCGACATGCTCTCCGGCCTCGCCAACCGTCGCGGCTTCCAGAGCCGGCTCGATTTCGAATGGATGAAGGCGCAGCAGTATCATAGCGAGCTGTCGCTGCTGATGATCGATGTCGATCACTTCAAGCTCTACAACGACACCTATGGGCACCCGGAAGGCGACGCCTGCCTCACCCGGATCGGCGAAGCGCTGGCCGGCATCGCCGCCGACAATCTGGGCTTTGCCGGCCGCTATGGCGGCGAAGAGTTCTGCTTGCTGCTGCCGAACACCAGCCCGCAAAAAGCGTTGGAGGTCGGCGAAACCGTGCGTGCCACCGTTCAAGGCCTCGGCCTGCCGCATATCACCTCCAGCCACCGCACCGTCACCGTCAGCGTCGGCGTGGCCGCGACGCTTCCGAATGAGGCTCAAACCCCCGGCGACCTGATCGAGGCGGCGGACGCCGCCCTCTATGCCGCCAAGCACCGCGGCCGCAACACCGTGGTCGAGCACGGATTTGCCAAGCTGGTGGACGAGGCGGGGATCGCGATGGCCGGGTGA
- the holA gene encoding DNA polymerase III subunit delta: MVALRGKDIDAFLARPDAGRPIILLYGPDAGLVRERADALIASAVDDPNDPFSLVRLDGDELAAEPSRLVDEAMTIPMFGGRRAIRVRAGSRSFASGVDTLADSPIKDCRIVIEAGELRPESPLRKACERAKTAVAIACYPDTERDLARLIEEELRTSNLRIAADARAVLMSLLGGDRQASRNELRKLALYSHGKGEIALDDVMTVVSDASELKLDPIVDGAFAGKPDLVESEFAKAMVAGTYPGVIISAAQRQAAWLHKSALAVAEGTPVSTLLESGYPRLHFSRKGAVEIALRNFSAARLAPIIDQLGTAALDMRKQASLASAIALRTLLSIAANAKRRG, encoded by the coding sequence GTGGTCGCGCTCCGCGGAAAAGACATCGACGCTTTTCTCGCCCGGCCTGATGCCGGCCGCCCCATCATCCTGCTGTACGGCCCCGATGCCGGCCTCGTGCGCGAGCGCGCCGATGCGCTGATCGCGTCGGCGGTCGACGACCCCAACGACCCGTTTTCGCTGGTGCGGCTGGACGGCGATGAGCTGGCCGCCGAGCCGTCGCGGCTGGTCGACGAGGCCATGACGATCCCGATGTTCGGCGGCCGGCGCGCGATTCGCGTGCGTGCCGGATCCCGCAGTTTCGCCAGTGGCGTCGATACGCTGGCCGATTCGCCGATTAAGGATTGCCGCATTGTCATCGAGGCCGGCGAGCTGCGCCCCGAATCGCCGCTGCGCAAAGCCTGCGAGCGCGCCAAGACCGCAGTCGCCATCGCCTGCTATCCCGACACCGAGCGCGACCTTGCCAGGCTGATCGAAGAGGAATTGCGGACTTCGAATTTGCGCATCGCTGCGGATGCTCGCGCGGTGCTGATGTCATTGCTCGGCGGCGACCGCCAGGCCTCGCGCAACGAGCTCCGCAAGCTCGCGCTCTATTCCCACGGCAAAGGCGAGATTGCGCTCGACGACGTCATGACCGTGGTGTCCGATGCGTCCGAGCTAAAACTCGACCCGATCGTGGATGGCGCCTTTGCCGGCAAGCCGGATTTGGTCGAAAGCGAATTCGCCAAGGCGATGGTCGCCGGCACCTATCCCGGCGTGATCATCTCGGCCGCGCAGCGCCAGGCAGCATGGCTGCACAAATCGGCGCTCGCGGTTGCTGAGGGAACGCCCGTGTCGACCTTGCTCGAAAGCGGCTATCCGCGCCTGCACTTTTCCCGGAAGGGCGCCGTCGAAATCGCACTGCGCAATTTCAGCGCGGCGCGGCTGGCCCCCATTATCGATCAGCTCGGAACCGCCGCGCTCGACATGCGCAAGCAGGCCTCACTCGCGTCAGCGATCGCGCTGCGCACGCTGCTCTCGATCGCGGCGAATGCCAAGCGAAGGGGGTGA
- the leuS gene encoding leucine--tRNA ligase, protein MTSERYNARDSEPRWQRQWDEKAIFASKNDDPRPKYYVLEMFPYPSGRIHIGHVRNYTLGDVLARFMRAKGFNVLHPMGWDAFGLPAENAAIERKVAPKAWTYDNIAAMKKQLRSIGLSLDWSREFATCDPAYYKHQQKMFLDFLRAGLAEREKRKINWDPVDMTVLANEQVIDGRGWRSGAVVEQREMNQWVFKITKYSQELLDALDSLDRWPDKVRLMQRNWIGRSEGLLIRFALDPATTPAGETELKIFTTRPDTLFGAKFMAISADHPLAQAAATKNPKLAEFIAEVKRIGTAQEIIDTAEKQGFDTGIKAVHPFDPNWKLPIYVANFVLMEYGTGAIFGCPAHDQRDLDFVNKYNLGNTPVVCPEGQDPKSFVITDTAYDGDGRMINSRFLDGMTTDEAKEEVAKRLEKEMRPLPNPPPQAGEGRMEAVGERQVNFRLRDWGISRQRYWGCPIPVIHCPRCDVVPVPDDQLPVTLPEDATFDKPGNALDHHPTWKHVTCPKCGGKAQRETDTMDTFVDSSWYFARFTDPWNEKAPTTPDVANRMMPVDQYIGGVEHAILHLLYSRFFTRAMKATGHISMDEPFAGMFTQGMVVHETYQKADGTYVTPAEVKVETGGNGRRATLLDSGEQVTIGAIEKMSKSKKNTVDPDDIIATYGADVARWFMLSDSPPDRDVIWSDERVQGASRFVQRLWRLVNESAEIAKIAPAARPASFGADALGLRKAAHGALDKVSAGIERLHFNVCLAHIREFTNALAEVLGREGKPAPDLAWSVREAAIILVQLFAPMMPHLAEECWQVLGQSGLISEANWPQIERDLLVEDTVTLVVQVNGKKRGDVTVPRVAQNPEIEAAVLALDAVKLALGGKTVRKVIVVPMRIVNVVG, encoded by the coding sequence ATGACTTCCGAACGTTACAACGCCCGTGATTCCGAGCCGCGCTGGCAACGCCAGTGGGACGAAAAGGCGATTTTCGCCTCGAAAAACGACGATCCGCGGCCGAAATACTACGTGCTCGAGATGTTCCCCTACCCGTCCGGGCGCATCCATATCGGGCATGTCCGGAACTACACGCTGGGCGACGTGCTGGCCCGCTTCATGCGCGCCAAGGGTTTCAACGTGCTGCACCCGATGGGCTGGGACGCGTTCGGGCTGCCGGCCGAGAACGCCGCGATCGAGCGCAAGGTCGCGCCAAAGGCGTGGACCTACGACAACATCGCCGCGATGAAGAAGCAGTTGCGGTCGATCGGGCTGTCGCTCGACTGGTCACGCGAGTTCGCGACCTGCGATCCCGCCTATTACAAGCATCAGCAGAAGATGTTCCTGGACTTTTTGCGCGCGGGGCTGGCCGAACGCGAGAAGCGCAAGATCAACTGGGACCCGGTCGACATGACCGTGCTCGCCAACGAGCAGGTGATCGACGGCCGCGGCTGGCGCTCGGGCGCTGTCGTCGAGCAGCGCGAGATGAATCAGTGGGTCTTCAAGATCACGAAATACTCGCAGGAACTGCTGGACGCGCTTGATAGCCTGGACCGCTGGCCCGACAAGGTACGCCTGATGCAGCGCAACTGGATCGGCCGCTCCGAAGGCCTGCTGATCCGCTTCGCGCTGGACCCCGCCACGACGCCGGCCGGCGAGACGGAGCTGAAGATCTTCACCACGCGCCCCGACACGCTGTTCGGCGCAAAGTTCATGGCGATCTCGGCCGATCATCCGCTGGCGCAGGCGGCGGCCACGAAGAACCCAAAGCTCGCCGAGTTCATCGCCGAGGTGAAGCGAATCGGTACCGCGCAGGAGATCATCGACACCGCGGAGAAGCAGGGCTTTGACACCGGCATCAAGGCCGTGCACCCGTTCGACCCGAACTGGAAACTGCCGATCTATGTCGCGAACTTCGTGCTGATGGAATATGGCACCGGCGCCATCTTCGGCTGCCCCGCGCACGACCAGCGCGACCTCGATTTCGTCAACAAGTACAATCTCGGCAATACGCCGGTCGTCTGCCCGGAAGGCCAGGACCCGAAAAGTTTCGTGATCACCGACACCGCCTATGACGGCGACGGCCGCATGATCAATTCCCGCTTCCTCGATGGGATGACTACCGACGAGGCCAAGGAAGAGGTTGCCAAGCGGCTGGAAAAGGAAATGCGCCCCCTCCCTAACCCTCCCCCGCAAGCGGGGGAGGGAAGGATGGAGGCCGTCGGCGAGCGGCAGGTGAATTTCCGCCTGCGCGACTGGGGCATTTCGCGCCAGCGCTATTGGGGCTGTCCGATCCCGGTGATCCATTGCCCGAGATGCGACGTGGTGCCGGTCCCCGACGACCAGTTGCCGGTGACGCTGCCGGAGGACGCGACCTTCGACAAGCCGGGCAATGCGCTCGACCATCATCCGACCTGGAAGCACGTCACCTGCCCCAAATGCGGCGGCAAGGCGCAGCGTGAGACCGACACCATGGACACCTTCGTGGATTCGTCCTGGTATTTTGCGCGGTTCACCGATCCCTGGAATGAGAAGGCGCCGACCACACCTGATGTCGCCAACCGGATGATGCCGGTCGACCAGTATATCGGCGGGGTCGAGCACGCGATCCTGCATCTCTTGTACAGCCGCTTCTTCACCCGCGCGATGAAGGCGACCGGCCACATCAGCATGGACGAGCCGTTCGCCGGCATGTTCACGCAAGGCATGGTGGTGCACGAGACCTACCAGAAGGCCGATGGTACCTATGTTACGCCGGCCGAGGTGAAGGTCGAGACCGGCGGTAATGGCCGCCGTGCCACGCTGCTCGACAGCGGCGAGCAGGTCACTATCGGCGCGATCGAAAAGATGTCGAAATCGAAAAAGAACACGGTCGATCCCGACGACATCATCGCGACCTATGGCGCCGACGTGGCGCGCTGGTTCATGCTGTCGGACTCGCCGCCGGATCGGGACGTGATCTGGAGCGACGAACGCGTGCAGGGTGCCTCACGCTTCGTGCAGCGGCTGTGGCGGCTGGTGAATGAATCGGCCGAAATCGCCAAGATAGCCCCGGCCGCGCGGCCGGCCTCGTTCGGGGCGGATGCGCTTGGCTTGCGCAAGGCGGCCCATGGCGCGCTCGACAAGGTGTCAGCCGGGATCGAGCGGCTGCATTTCAATGTCTGCCTCGCCCATATCCGGGAATTCACCAATGCGCTGGCCGAGGTGCTGGGCCGTGAGGGTAAGCCGGCGCCGGACCTGGCCTGGTCCGTCCGCGAGGCCGCAATCATCCTGGTTCAATTGTTCGCGCCGATGATGCCGCATCTGGCCGAGGAGTGCTGGCAGGTGCTGGGGCAGTCCGGGCTGATTTCGGAGGCCAACTGGCCCCAAATCGAACGCGATTTGCTGGTTGAAGACACCGTGACGCTGGTGGTCCAGGTCAACGGTAAGAAGCGGGGTGATGTTACCGTGCCACGGGTCGCCCAAAATCCGGAAATTGAGGCTGCCGTTTTGGCGCTCGATGCGGTAAAACTCGCCCTCGGCGGCAAGACCGTCCGCAAGGTAATCGTAGTTCCCATGAGGATCGTGAATGTCGTTGGCTAG
- a CDS encoding ParA family protein: MTELDELYQEDREPTPPPHPRILSLANQKGGVGKTTTAINLGTALAAIGERVLIVDLDPQGNASTGLGIDRRNRNCSTYDVLIGEAPLRDAVVATAVPRLHIASSTMDLSGLELELGATPGRAFRLRDAIAALNKNAAPDTDYTYVLIDCPPSLNLLTVNAMAASDAILVPLQCEFFALEGLSQLLQTVEQVRSTLNPNLSIHGIVLTMFDSRNNLSNQVVADVRQFMGSKVYDTMIPRNVRISEAPSYGKPVLVYDLKCVGSEAYLKLATEVIQRERELRTH, encoded by the coding sequence ATGACCGAATTAGATGAATTATATCAAGAGGATAGGGAACCAACTCCGCCGCCTCATCCACGCATCCTGTCGCTCGCCAACCAGAAGGGCGGCGTCGGGAAGACTACCACAGCGATCAACCTAGGCACTGCACTCGCCGCGATTGGCGAGCGTGTGCTGATCGTCGATCTCGATCCGCAGGGCAACGCCTCGACGGGCCTCGGCATCGATCGCCGCAACCGCAACTGCTCGACCTACGACGTGCTGATCGGTGAAGCGCCGTTGCGCGATGCCGTGGTTGCCACCGCGGTGCCGCGACTGCACATCGCCTCCTCGACCATGGATCTGTCGGGCCTCGAGCTCGAACTCGGCGCCACGCCGGGCCGCGCGTTCCGCCTGCGCGACGCGATCGCGGCGCTGAACAAGAACGCGGCGCCGGACACCGACTACACCTATGTGCTGATCGATTGCCCGCCGTCGCTCAATCTTCTCACCGTCAACGCGATGGCGGCGTCGGACGCGATCCTGGTGCCGCTGCAGTGTGAGTTCTTCGCGCTGGAAGGTCTGTCGCAATTGCTGCAGACGGTGGAGCAGGTGCGCTCGACGCTCAATCCAAACCTGTCAATCCACGGCATTGTGCTGACAATGTTCGACTCGCGCAACAACCTGTCGAACCAGGTGGTCGCCGACGTCAGGCAGTTCATGGGCTCCAAGGTCTACGACACCATGATCCCGCGCAACGTCCGCATCTCCGAGGCGCCGTCCTACGGCAAGCCGGTCCTGGTCTACGACCTTAAATGCGTCGGCAGCGAAGCGTATCTCAAGCTTGCAACGGAAGTGATCCAGCGCGAGCGCGAGCTGAGGACGCATTAG